Below is a genomic region from Tepidiforma bonchosmolovskayae.
CGACCAGCGAGCCGGACGAGATGGCCTGTTCGGCCGTCGCGGAGCTTGGCAACATCGTCGGTTCGGCGTTCGTCAACGCCCTGGCCGACCGGCTGAACCTGATCCTGCACCCGAGCCCGCCCCAGGTCATCCATGACATGGCCATCGCCCTCGTCGAGACGGTCTACGCGGAAGTGCTCTCGCAGGGCGGCGAAGTCGTCATGATGGACGCCGTCTTCGAGGACCAGAAAGGTCAAACGGCAGGGCTCCTGATCGTCGCTCCGGACCCTGCCTCCCTGGGCGCGCTCGAGAGGGTAGCGGCATGACCACCGTCACCGCCGAGGCCCGCAGGGTCTCAGTCGGCATTGGGCAGCTCGCCATCAGCCGGGACCCAAACGAGATCCTCGTCGCCTACGGGCTGGGCTCCTGCGTCGGCATCAGCTGCTACGACCCGGAGGCAAAAGTCGCGGCGCTGGCGCACATCCTGCTCCCTTCCTCCGAAGGGAAGCGGGTGGATGACCGGGAGCCAGCCCGGTTTGCCGATACCGGCGTTGACCTCCTGCTCCAGCGCCTGGTGGAAGCCGGGGCCGTGAAGCGCCGGATCGTGGTCAAGGTCGCGGGCGGGGCTGCGGTGCTCGGTGCCGCGAATGCTGAGAAATTCAAGATCGGCGTCCGGAATGCCGAAGCCATTACCGAACGGCTGAAGCACCACGGCGTCCGCGTGGTTGCGGCGGACCTCGGCGGCACGAAGGGCCGCACGATGGAAGTCCACGTCGCCACCGGGAAAACCTTTGTCCGAACGGCCGCTTCGCCGGCCAGCGAACTGTAGGAGACAAGCGATGGCAACCATTCTCGTTGTCGACGATGCCGCCTTCATGCGCATGAGGATGTCGAAGATCCTCACGGAGGCCGGGTACGAGGTGATCCAGGCGGAGAACGGCCTCGAGGCGCTTGAGAAATACCAGGCCGCGAGGCCCGACGCCGTCCTGATGGACATCACGATGCCGGAGATGG
It encodes:
- a CDS encoding chemotaxis protein CheC codes for the protein MAVDDLIPTLTLVAADGATRAGRGLSGLMGQEIAIHVPNIRVGTKDDACDAVGGEETVVLGSYLSISGDITGHVMLLFPEPRALECVDLMVGNPPGTTSEPDEMACSAVAELGNIVGSAFVNALADRLNLILHPSPPQVIHDMAIALVETVYAEVLSQGGEVVMMDAVFEDQKGQTAGLLIVAPDPASLGALERVAA
- a CDS encoding chemotaxis protein CheD; translated protein: MTTVTAEARRVSVGIGQLAISRDPNEILVAYGLGSCVGISCYDPEAKVAALAHILLPSSEGKRVDDREPARFADTGVDLLLQRLVEAGAVKRRIVVKVAGGAAVLGAANAEKFKIGVRNAEAITERLKHHGVRVVAADLGGTKGRTMEVHVATGKTFVRTAASPASEL